One stretch of Brettanomyces nanus chromosome 4, complete sequence DNA includes these proteins:
- a CDS encoding uncharacterized protein (CAZy:GH3) has protein sequence MTALNFDVDKLMNQLTTDEKIKLIHADDYYHTEAIERLGIPSLRVSDGPNGVRGTVFFDATPSACFPNGTCLASTFNRELLEECGHLMSIEAEHKGAQAILGPTTNIQRGPLGARGFESFSEDPFLAGISTASIVSGIQRTGRVAATVKHFVCNDLDDERMSSDSIVTERALREIYLEPFRWAVKLANPKCIMTSYNKINGVHCSESPKLIQGVLRDEWKWDGMVMCDWFGTYSTVDAIKCGLDIEFPGPTRFRRGDIVRHLLGSKEKNLSITHINACCRRVLKFIKSAVESRGTTKFNFTQDTLNDTPVTSKTLRKAAAEGIVLLKNQKDVLPLSKKDSIVVIGPNANITFSCSGGGSASMDSYHIVTILQGIENKVGHKITYEPGCYNHRFLCNLFETMTNDHDPSKKGVKASFFNKPAEERSPNEKPFDIKVVHTSCSNLFDYENPAIDQNTGIFYIDFEGYYIPPETGEYKFGCQASGTALMYMDGKLLIDNKTNQKVAPSIKVGSREETAVVHLKVGQKYHLKWEWGSDATSKLSMHWGSGSMQVGVIKVFDEDDQIQRAVNAAKSHDRVILCVGLNGQWETEGMDREIMGIPGRTDELVSAVLRANSNTVVVNQSGTPVEMPWLEDCDTLVHAWYGGNEMGDAIADVLFGDIVPSGKLALSWPYKNEDNPAFLNFHTENGRVLYGEDIFVGYRYYEKLHRAVAFPFGYGLSYTSFEYTNLKVSADEESLKVSLTVRNVGDKYTAKEIVQIYVASLDPSITRPVKELKQFEKVELRPGEAKTVRFHLTLKEACSFFDEFENSWCLEAGKYKLLAGSSSADVRLSADFDVKNTVHYSGL, from the coding sequence ATGACTGCATTAAACTTCGACGTGGACAAGTTGATGAATCAGTTGACTACTGATGAAAAAATTAAACTAATTCATGCCGATGATTATTACCATACTGAAGCAATTGAGCGGTTGGGTATTCCATCCTTAAGAGTCAGCGACGGACCAAATGGTGTCAGAGGAACCGTCTTTTTTGATGCCACTCCTTCTGCCTGCTTCCCTAATGGTACGTGTTTGGCGTCAACATTTAACCGAGAGTTGCTAGAAGAATGTGGTCATTTGATGTCCATTGAAGCTGAGCACAAAGGTGCCCAAGCAATTTTAGGTCCTACCACCAATATTCAAAGAGGTCCTCTTGGAGCTCGTGGATTTGAGAGTTTCAGTGAGGATCCATTTTTAGCCGGTATCTCCACAGCATCGATAGTTTCTGGAATTCAGAGGACTGGAAGAGTTGCCGCTACTGTTAAGCACTTTGTCTGtaatgatttggatgacgAGAGAATGAGTTCTGACAGTATCGTTACTGAGAGGGCCCTCAGGGAGATTTACTTGGAGCCTTTTAGATGGGCTGTCAAGTTGGCCAACCCTAAGTGTATTATGACCAGTTACAATAAGATAAACGGAGTTCACTGTTCTGAGAGTCCAAAACTCATCCAGGGTGTCTTACGTGATGAATGGAAGTGGGACGGCATGGTCATGTGTGATTGGTTTGGAACATATTCAACTGTTGATGCCATCAAATGTGGTTTAGATATCGAGTTTCCTGGCCCTACAAGATTCAGGAGAGGCGATATTGTTAGGCACTTGCTTGGATCCAAGGAGAAGAACTTGTCTATAACTCACATCAATGCCTGTTGCCGCCGAGTTTTGAAATTTATTAAGTCTGCTGTTGAAAGCAGAGGTACCACAAAGTTTAACTTTACTCAGGATACATTGAATGATACTCCTGTTACTTCTAAAACTTTGAGGAAGGCTGCCGCAGAAGGAATTGTCCTACTTAAAAATCAGAAGGATgttcttccactttccAAAAAAGACTCTATTGTAGTTATCGGTCCAAATGCCAACATTACATTTTCTTGCTCAGGCGGAGGTTCTGCTTCAATGGATTCATACCATATTGTTACAATCCTTCAGGGTATTGAAAACAAAGTTGGTCACAAGATCACCTATGAACCAGGTTGCTACAATCATAGATTTCTTTGTAACCTATTTGAGACAATGACAAATGACCATGATCCATCCAAGAAAGGAGtcaaagcttctttcttcaataagCCAGCGGAAGAAAGATCACCAAATGAAAAACCTTTCGATATTAAAGTTGTTCATACATCTTGCTCAAATTTGTTTGACTATGAAAATCCAGCCATAGATCAGAATACGGGTATCTTTTATATTGACTTTGAAGGTTATTACATACCACCAGAGACGGGGGAGTACAAGTTTGGTTGCCAAGCTTCTGGAACAGCTCTTATGTATATGGATGGAAAGCTACTCATTGACAACAAGACCAATCAGAAAGTGGCCCCTTCAATCAAGGTCGGAAgtagagaagaaactgcTGTTGTCCATCTAAAGGTAGGCCAGAAATATCACCTTAAATGGGAGTGGGGATCCGATGCTACTTCCAAGTTATCAATGCATTGGGGTTCTGGAAGTATGCAAGTTGGTGTCATTAAGGTGttcgatgaagatgaccAGATTCAACGTGCTGTGAATGCTGCAAAGTCTCACGATAGGGTTATTCTTTGTGTTGGTTTGAATGGTCAGTGGGAGACTGAAGGTATGGATCGTGAAATCATGGGTATTCCTGGCAGAACAGACGAGCTTGTTTCTGCTGTGTTGAGGGCCAATTCGAACACTGTTGTGGTCAACCAATCAGGAACCCCAGTTGAAATGCCTTGGTTAGAAGATTGTGACACGTTGGTTCATGCCTGGTACGGAGGTAATGAAATGGGTGATGCTATCGCAGATGTTTTATTTGGGGATATCGTTCCAAGTGGCAAGTTAGCTTTGAGTTGGCCTTACAAAAACGAAGATAACCCAGCATTTTTGAACTTTCATACAGAAAATGGCCGTGTTTTGTATGGCGAGGATATCTTTGTTGGGTACCGGTACTACGAGAAGTTACATCGAGCTGTCGCATTCCCATTTGGATATGGACTTTCTTACACCAGTTTTGAATATACCAATTTGAAGGTCTCAGCTGATGAGGAATCTTTGAAAGTCTCTCTGACTGTCAGGAATGTAGGTGACAAATACACTGCCAAAGAGATTGTCCAAATTTATGTTGCATCTTTGGATCCATCAATCACTAGACCTGTCAAGGAACTAAAGCAGTTTGAGAAGGTTGAATTGAGACCTGGTGAAGCCAAGACTGTAAGATTCCACTTGACTCTTAAAGAAGcttgttctttctttgatgagtttgaaAACAGTTGGTGCTTGGAGGCTGGCAAATATAAACTTCTAGCTGGCAGCAGCAGTGCAGACGTCCGTTTGAGCGCAGACTTTGATGTTAAAAACACTGTTCATTATTCCGGACTATAG
- a CDS encoding uncharacterized protein (EggNog:ENOG41) — MSSPNLVDASDSENSIHSTVDEQQREDNSPYEDITSKNENQNEAAFNIKEVLPDWGGRKWYQVRHIQKLSFMMFIIALTSTNNGYDGSMFNGLYAMNSFNNAIGNVSGATLGALTNGMVFGAFISFPFAQWMVDNLGRKMSLHIANIIMVIGVIIQSFSGAWIKSMPANYTGRDVYGMLLGARIIIGAGSNLGAVAAPTLMSELSYPTHRDTCTTFYNCCWYLGATIASWVSYGCRNIHNDWSWRTVTVIQGFFPLIQSILIPFIVSESPRYLISKAKFQEAKIVLRQYHAGNEAEGEALVDYEMMEIQLAIDQERETSKQFSYIDFIKTKANKKRLWLVVWVAVFMQLSGNGLVSYYLAKVLDSIGITSESEQLVVNGGLMIYNLGISVIMTFFIIPRLKRRHAFNICLFGMLLCYIIWTVLSAINQQRNFEDKPLAQGVLAMIFLFYAFYNLGLNGLPATYVTEVLPFSLRAGGVNLYQIVQQVVSVYNGFVNSIAMDAIEWKYYIVYCCWLAVECAVCYFTFIETSGRTLEEVAETLGDGSVGMRETSGIAALEAARNDGKKSTTEHVENTEK; from the coding sequence ATGAGTTCTCCAAACTTAGTTGACGCCAGTGACTCTGAAAATAGCATCCACTCAACTGTGGATGAACAGCAGAGGGAAGACAACTCTCCATATGAAGACataacttcaaaaaatgaaaacCAGAATGAAGCTGCATTCAACATCAAGGAGGTCTTACCAGATTGGGGAGGAAGGAAATGGTATCAAGTGCGTCATATTCAAAAATTAAGTTTCATGATGTTCATTATTGCTTTGACTTCGACGAATAACGGTTATGATGGCAGTATGTTTAATGGTCTTTATGCCATGAATTCTTTTAACAATGCCATCGGTAACGTCAGTGGTGCAACTTTGGGAGCGCTAACTAATGGTATGGTGTTTGGCGCCTTTATCTCGTTTCCTTTTGCGCAATGGATGGTGGATAACcttggaagaaaaatgtCCTTGCACATTGCAAATATCATCATGGTTATTGGAGTGATTATTCAAAGCTTTTCAGGAGCTTGGATTAAAAGCATGCCAGCCAACTATACCGGCAGAGATGTTTATGGTATGTTGCTAGGCGCCAGAATCATCATTGGTGCAGGAAGCAATCTCGGtgctgttgctgctccTACTTTGATGAGTGAATTGTCATATCCAACTCATAGAGATACGTGTACTACATTTTACAATTGTTGCTGGTATTTAGGAGCTACAATTGCCTCATGGGTTTCGTATGGATGCAGAAACATCCACAATGATTGGAGTTGGAGAACAGTTACGGTTATTCAAGGCTTTTTCCCTTTGATTCAAAGTATATTGATTCCATTTATTGTGTCTGAGTCTCCAAGATATCTAATCTCAAAAGCAAAATTCCAGGAAGCAAAAATTGTGTTGAGACAGTATCATGCAGGAAATGAGGCGGAAGGTGAGGCATTGGTCGATTACGAAATGATGGAGATCCAGTTGGCAATTGATCAGGAAAGGGAAACTTCAAAGCAGTTTTCATATATAGATTTCATCAAAACTAAAGCAAACAAGAAGAGGTTATGGCTTGTTGTTTGGGTAGCTGTTTTCATGCAATTGAGTGGCAACGGTCTTGTGTCCTATTATTTGGCTAAAGTTTTGGACTCTATTGGAATAACATCAGAAAGTGAGCAGTTGGTTGTGAATGGTGGCTTGATGATCTATAATTTGGGAATCTCTGTCATTATGACATTCTTTATCATTCCTCGTTTAAAAAGAAGGCATGCATTCAATATCTGTTTGTTTGGAATGCTTTTGTGTTATATTATTTGGACAGTCCTTTCGGCAATTAACCAGCAGAGAAACTTCGAAGACAAACCCTTGGCCCAAGGAGTCCTTGCGATGattttcctcttttatGCTTTCTACAATCTTGGCTTGAATGGACTTCCTGCTACTTATGTTACAGAGGTGCTACCATTCTCTTTAAGAGCCGGTGGTGTCAATCTTTATCAGATTGTTCAACAAGTTGTGAGTGTTTACAATGGTTTTGTCAATTCAATTGCCATGGATGCTATTGAATGGAAATACTACATTGTGTACTGCTGTTGGTTGGCAGTAGAATGTGCCGTTTGTTATTTCACCTTCATTGAAACCAGTGGTAgaactttggaagaggttGCTGAAACTCTTGGTGACGGATCTGTCGGAATGAGAGAAACTAGTGGTATTGCTGCTTTAGAAGCAGCTCGCAATGATGGCAAGAAGAGCACAACCGAGCATGTTGAAAATACAGAAAAATAA
- a CDS encoding uncharacterized protein (BUSCO:EOG09343I6Y), protein MLLNTLTPEQIDAVVTLSRIREIASYGHDAYIPTPESRSPSPPPVYDNTGKRTNTPEDRFFTKCKQERDALMYYASNTIPGYEPPDWFKKNFKITEKLIVPTDKYPDINFVGLLIGPRGNTLRYITKESGAHIGIRGKGSVKMGRISESTAAKMRLDEPLHCLITGESQQQVQKALKMCQDVIDKAVFSGPGQNDLKRNQMKELAVLNGTLRDESEHLCGLCGERGHSRFDCPHKNSIDYINSVVCEKCGNVGHLAKDCKMSAAGGNMDREFESMMREIEDAPEQPSAGPLPLEASHEPSNAPRRAENGLPDSTYNDFQSRDSDRHSDRDWNSQNANERPSNHGYGFSKPYNKSYQQSYQPPSQESQESLQRSYQRPYEQPYQQHYQRPYQQSYRQPFDPAYKRPYERVNNEGQFSHPYQSRVSHSPPPDNHLPRVPPQKPGEYNSPPPKRHHLAPPPGMHSSLPPPPGSISLSLQRKRPRPPPPSGSRPQRPSI, encoded by the coding sequence ATGCTTTTAAATACTCTAACACCAGAGCAGATAGATGCCGTTGTTACACTTTCAAGAATCAGAGAAATAGCTTCGTATGGTCATGATGCATacatccctacaccagaaAGCAGATCTCCGTCTCCTCCACCTGTCTATGACAATACAGGAAAGCGAACTAACACGCCAGAAGACAGGTTTTTCACCAAATGCAAACAAGAACGAGATGCACTTATGTACTATGCGTCTAACACTATCCCTGGATACGAGCCTCCTGATTGGTTCaagaaaaatttcaagattACCGAAAAGCTGATAGTGCCAACTGACAAATATCCAGACATTAACTTTGTAGGACTTCTTATTGGTCCTCGAGGAAACACTTTAAGATACATAACGAAGGAAAGCGGCGCTCATATTGGAATTAGGGGTAAAGGATCGGTCAAAATGGGACGTATTAGTGAATCTACCGCTGCTAAGATGCGATTGGACGAACCTTTGCACTGTCTTATCACCGGTGAATCCCAGCAGCAGGTTCAAAAGGCACTCAAAATGTGTCAGGATGTTATAGATAAAGCTGTTTTCAGCGGACCAGGTCAGAACGATCTGAAAAGGAATCAAATGAAAGAGTTAGCCGTCCTAAACGGTACATTACGTGATGAATCGGAGCATTTATGCGGTCTTTGTGGGGAAAGAGGCCATTCCCGTTTTGATTGTCCTCATAAAAACAGTATTGATTACATCAACAGTGTTGTCTGTGAAAAATGCGGTAATGTAGGCCATTTGGCCAAAGACTGCAAGATGTCTGCCGCTGGAGGAAATATGGATAGAGAGTTTGAGAGTATGATGAGGGAGATTGAGGATGCCCCTGAGCAGCCATCTGCTGGTCCTCTCCCACTGGAAGCATCGCATGAACCATCAAATGCCCCAAGAAGAGCCGAAAACGGATTACCTGATTCAACGTATAATGACTTTCAGTCACGTGATTCCGATAGACATTCCGATAGAGACTGGAATTCTCAGAATGCTAATGAACGGCCTTCAAATCATGGTTATGGTTTTTCCAAGCCTTACAATAAGTCGTATCAGCAGTCGTATCAACCGCCGTCTCAGGAGTCTCAAGAATCATTACAACGATCATACCAACGGCCATATGAACAGCCCTACCAGCAGCATTATCAACGGCCCTACCAACAATCTTACAGGCAACCCTTTGATCCTGCTTATAAAAGACCGTATGAAAGGGTCAATAATGAAGGACAGTTTTCACATCCATACCAGTCACGTGTTTCTCATAGTCCTCCTCCAGATAACCATCTTCCCCGTGTTCCACCTCAGAAACCAGGGGAATACAATTCTCCTCCGCCTAAGAGACACCACTTGGCTCCTCCGCCGGGAAtgcattcttctttaccACCACCCCCTGGGTCAATCTCGTTGTCTTTGCAACGAAAGAGACCTcgtccaccaccaccatcGGGATCTCGTCCTCAAAGACCCAGCATATAA